The segment CAACCGCCTCTCCGGCGACATCCCCGACGACGCCTTCGCCGCCATGAAGGGGCTCATGAAGCTATACCTCACCAACAACGACTTCACCGGCCACATCCCGGGCTCCATCGTCACGTCGCCCAAGCTCCTCGTGCTGCAGCTCTCCAAGAACAGGTTCGATGGGCCCATCCCGGACCTGAACCAGAAGGGCCTCCAGCTCGTCGACGTCTCCAACAACAACCTCTCCGGCCCCGTCCCCGAGCAGCTCCAACATTTCGGCGTCGCCGCGTTCCAAGGTGAGCTTCCTTCGTTCATTCATTGCACGGCGACGTGCGCGCATGCATCATGCACGTAACGTTTCTATATTTTCCTGCATAATCGATCGATCGTGCGTGCATGATGTTACTATATTGATTATCCGTATCTCGGTGATGTAGTAACTGAGGTTGACCAATTAATTAGTACTATACCAAGCTCAATCTTTCTAGGAGCCAACGTCGAAATAAACATATTTAATAGTGAGATTTTTGGTGTAACGAAAGTAGCTTAACGTTCATATTTAATTGTTGCGTTATACTACAAGTAGTAATTTTTTTGGTAAATGCTACAATATCCAGCATTACCGCGCTTACATAAGACTTGCCAGCTGCCACAATGAAAGTatcatagtagtatcatgcatgacaTGTtggtctatgatactatcttatgatactatgtattgtgggggtagtatcataaattagtatcatgtgcatgttactagtgtatgatactttccaTTGTGATTAGTCTAAGCAAACTCATGattaagattttattttttgaggaAACGACCAAAATAAATTCTACAGTAGGACATTGAAATCGAGTTGGAACAATATAATTATCTGCGCTGAGTTTTCTTTTAACTTCGAATTTCAAGCTGACATCCTCGGGTTTCTACCCGCTTTCGTGGTTCCTTGCCTCAGTGGCGTAACGCCAAGATGAATCGACCATTTCCAAAGCACACACTCGCAAAAGATTCCCTATTTGCTTTCGATTACACCGGGAGTACCCATTTCAACGTATATTTCAATCTACGTCCTAGCTTCATTTACCAACTCTTAGAGCAACCATCAAAACTCACAAGAGGGTCAAGCTTTGCACGGCATGATGTGTAGTGCTATGTAACGAGCAAGTTGTTAGGGTTTATGGGTTCGCAATTGCAGTTCACCAAAGCCGTGAGGATACAGTGATGCCTAAATTGGAGATGGAAGCCAACATAATGACTCACCCAAATGCAATGGTACACACGAGCATGAAGATGAGGAAGTGGTAGAAAAGACCATTCATCCGAACTCGAATGACATTCGCAAATCGAGCTTCGAAGCCATGATGTTGGCATAGGGGACTAGAagagcatgaggtttggcttacgTCACGAGGTAGTTGCTCGATTCGTGAGGCATAGGTTAAAGCTGGTGTAGAGAGCGTGGAAGAGAAAGAAAAGTTAAGAACCTTTGCATCAAGATCCGAAATTTCCAACCGCATGTGCAATATACCAAATTGAGTGAATCATGTTTACTCAAATACTTAAAGCTTCTCTTAATAAAGCTTCCGTTATAATACTCAAATTTTTGCTTTTTGTAAATCTTGGTTGAGCAATCCATGTGACAAGTTACAATTCTGCATCTTCCCTtaataaaaaaaaaatagaagccTAGATAAATTCCGAAATTTCCATCTAGTATGTGAAATATACCGAATTGTGTAAATCATGTTTACTGAAATTCTCAAACCCTCAGTGTGCACCATCTGAATATCTGATCCGAACGTGTACACCTGACATGtgtaaattttcaggcaatgaagGTATGTGCGGCCCGCCGCTGGCCATCGCGTGCCCGCCAGCATCACCCATAGGCGCATCGTCACCGTCGTCGGATTCATCAAACAGCCTAAAGATCCTCATGATCATTGCCATCGCAGTGGTCGCGGTCGGTGGCCTCCTCGCTATCGCTGGCATAATCTTGGCGCTTCTCGCCCGACGCAAAGACGACGCCACCGAGAcgctcggcggcagcggcgacgccgccaccgcggccaAGCTGCAGGCCACCGCCGAGCCGGCCATCAAGATCGAAAAGGTGAACAAAATTGGCCGAGTAGAACTTTTGCTGCAATAGTACTGACAAAGTGAAACTGACATGATGGTGCGTGCGTATATATGGGGTGTGATCCGGCAGCGTGACATGGAACAGACGGGCTCGGTGACGGCGGTGCCGGCGAagcgcggcgggcggcgcgacGGGCTGGTGTTCCTCCAGGAGGGCGGGCCGCGGTTCGAGCTGGAGGACCTGCTCCGGGCCTCGGCGGAGGTGCTGGGCAGCGGCAACTTCGGGGCGTCGTACAAGGCGACGCTGCTGGACGGGGCGTCCATGGTGGTGAAGCGGTTCAAGGAGATGAACGGCGCCGCACGGCAGGACTTCAACGAGCACATGCGCCGCCTGGGCCGCCTGTCCCACCCGAACCTCAACCCGGTGGTGGCCTACCTGTACAAGAAGGACGAGAAGCTGTTCGTGACGGAGCACAAGGCGAACGGCGGCCTGGCCGCGTTCCTCCACGGCGGCGAGAGGTCGGGCCTGCCGAAGCTGGACTGGGCGGCGCGGCTGCGGATCGTCAAGGGCGTGGCGCGCGCGCTGGCGTACCTGTACGAGGAGCTGCCCATGCTGACGGTGCCGCACGGCCACCTCAAGTCCTCCAACGTGCTCCTCGACGACAAGCTGGAGCCGGTGCTGAGCGACTACGCGCTGGTGCCGGTGGTGACGCCGCAGCACGCGTCGCAGGTGATGGTGGCGTACAAGTCGCCCGAGTGCGCGGCGGCGCAGGGCGGCAAGGCGAGCAAGAAGAGCGACGTGTGGACGCTGGGGATCCTGGTGCTGGAGCTGCTCACGGGCAAGTTCCCGGCCAACTACCTGCGCAAGGGGCGCGATCAGGACACCATGATGGACCTGGCCGGCTGGGTCAACTCCGTGGTGCGGGAGGAGTGGACCGGCGAGGTGTTCGACAAGGACATGGGCGGCACCCGCAGCGCCGAGGGGGAGATGGTCAAGCTGCTCAAGGTCGGCCTCGCCTGCTGCGACGCCGACGTCGCCGCCCGCTGGGACATCAAGGAGGCGCTCGCACGCATCGAGGAGGTCCGGGAGCGGGACCCCGACGACAGCAGCACCGCTTCGTCCTACCTCAGCGACGGCGTTTCCGGCGCCGGCGACCAGCCCAACTACATCTCGACGTGATTGTGATTATTAGCAACCAACACTGAAAATTCTTCTTGGGTCGCTCGCGTCGTCGGCTGGTTTGGTTGCAATGCAAGGTGTATCATATATACCCATGGATGTATGTCAGGGTCGCTGTAAATGTATACGTGTGACGGCTTAATTGGGTGCGTGTAAGGATCGTTAGATTTTGTTGAGGAAAATGGTGGGATgtggtcgtcatcgtcgtcgtaggAGGTTCTTTGTGTGAGAATAAGGTCGTTTGATTTGTGTTATTCCGTGCTCATAGACAATATTGATGTCGtcgcaggtggtattccaacgccGGTGTTGTCAGCGCTCCCGACATTGGTGGAAGCTACAAAATAAAGGAcactattttgttgttgttgctgggagCACTTTTCTTTAGGATACTAGAGAAACTAGCAGAGTGCTCGTGCGTTGCCACGACATATCACATATCCTCTATCCAATCTATATTACATATCTCCGATTTGGTAGAAAATAATTGTAAAAAATAACTCACATACAAGACATATGTATGCACCAAACTCATCGCGCTTATATACCATTCTATTTTGCGAATCTACTAGACCATAGTGGCGCGCATTGCTGCGCCCGTCCTTTTGGTATGAGTGAATGAAACTTTTGCCAACATATGTGTAAAAGATATAGGTGTTCCAAATTTCCAAATAATCTAAGATGTCGTTGCTATCAAATATTCTCTTCATCCTATAATATAAGAAATTGTTACATCCAATATATTTTAATATTAAATAAAATAACATCGTATCATATCAAGAAAAAAAGGCCCAGCAAGATATCATTTTGATAAAGCTAAGAACGGACAAATCCACCAGTCTATATATACCAAAGGGACTTTCTTTTCTTCAAGAGCACacatattttttttagaaaaagggATCAACACAAATTATGATTACTCAAGAAAAGGAACAGCTATATCCCAAAGAACATCTTACAAAGATGAAAAATAATTTAGCTTCATTCAGGTACTTATCACTGCACTTAGCAGCAAGTTGTGGAACGTGAGGTAGAATGTATGTTAAGGAAACACGACTGGATTGCTAAACAAAGAGTTctcctttttttttcgaaatggggtgcccctgcctctgcatcaattgatgcatacggctTTTTATTAAAGTAAGTCACACCAAAACAGTAGTAACAGTACACAATTATTACAGCTCGTGGATCACTTAGAGTCTCAACATGGATAAGCCACCTAAAAAAGCTAGAAGAAAAAGCGATGTAGCATCATGATGTGAGCCTTTTCTCAGACCGCCAACCGCACTGGCTGTAGAAATCCCGTGCGACCGTCGCCAAACGGTTGCACCCAAAATCCATGTCCGGACGTTCCTCCACCGGCTGCAGGAaggaccacatatggatccaatgAGTGACCAAAGGGATAACCTGCATAAAAGATGGGAAACTCCTTTTGTTAAATATAAAATCATTACGGACTGTCCATATAGCCCACAATAAAGCGCACACACCGACTCTAATGTGGCCTTTATCTTTTTTTGGCaccccatttaaccaatttccaaacaaatttgAGACACTAGAAGGAGGAGGTAAATTTGAGACAATAAAGAGTTCTCCTTTTTGAAGTAAAATTATATACGCAGTACGTACTTGATTCGATCTCAGGATGGAAATCAAAAAAAGAAAATCACAAGCCTCTTGTTCTCAACATAGCCCACACTTCCCTATATATAAGTAACAAGAGCCTCAACCCTTAAATTTGTGCATGAACTAAATACAGAGCCATGAATTAACTTCATGCCTTACTTTAAATATACTTTATATGCACACAATGATTATTATTTCACAGCTAAAAACGTGCAGCCACTAAATTTTTGGTTAAGTCCAGCCAACTGAAATTAGGTCGGCTAGAAAATAAGCATACCCAAAGTTATAATTGACAAACTGAGCTAAAACAGTGGATTCGGTTGGGATGGCTGCTTCACGTGTGAGAGCACATAAGTAGAATAAGTGTTCTCACCTGCAAACTCTTTGACTTGAGATGTAAATTCAGTGAAGAATCATTAAACGGCAACACAACTTCTGGATATCTAGGTCAGACCATTATTTGCAAACCTAGCTCCGGGTCTTTTCAGATGGAGTGCAAGGAATTATCTGCACAAATTGAATTAACAATTAGCATTTTCTGATAGACCTTCTACTAACCAAGTGATAAGTGGTTGCTGATAAAATCTTATTGGAATCATTCTGCACCTGGCAATCATAAACAGTGCCAATGATATACGGAAAACAAAAACTTTTAGCCCCTGAAACAGAAAACAATACAAGAAATGAAAGATCACATAGGAAAATTAATACTAATATGAACGCAACAGTAGCTATTGAAAGAACCTTTTGTACAAACGTATAGTGGTCACGAAATAACTGTTCTTGGACCAATATCTCAACCTTAGTGATA is part of the Lolium rigidum isolate FL_2022 unplaced genomic scaffold, APGP_CSIRO_Lrig_0.1 contig_18199_1, whole genome shotgun sequence genome and harbors:
- the LOC124680513 gene encoding pollen receptor-like kinase 2, yielding MSGRLDPTRTSKLELSKSQVAHRVNNITKANMPDNWDWGLPPYDREQPPELGARLVAVPSASDSSFGSAGTMEKAWHQANSCEVLSREGQPGTAPMKMLFSGYRASLKTKAAETLARLATPEDAEKTVEERRTFLYNQVVTSYHRAKIERAALARELEVVKAEAARVPQLESDLRVARAQCATSEEANRAAAAKLKVANGELKRLRLLEANHLKELAALKKEQEEKLEGPSKRLEEARLLLLLLAALVAVAAAAGPSEADVLLSFRATLRGPTGDRPPAPLDQWVTSPGSGPCGLPVWYAVRCHPVTNQVLVLRLEYLGLQGPAPDMAPLAGLPGLRSLSFANNNLTGTFPAGLSKLGMLKLLYLSRNRLSGDIPDDAFAAMKGLMKLYLTNNDFTGHIPGSIVTSPKLLVLQLSKNRFDGPIPDLNQKGLQLVDVSNNNLSGPVPEQLQHFGVAAFQGNEGMCGPPLAIACPPASPIGASSPSSDSSNSLKILMIIAIAVVAVGGLLAIAGIILALLARRKDDATETLGGSGDAATAAKLQATAEPAIKIEKRDMEQTGSVTAVPAKRGGRRDGLVFLQEGGPRFELEDLLRASAEVLGSGNFGASYKATLLDGASMVVKRFKEMNGAARQDFNEHMRRLGRLSHPNLNPVVAYLYKKDEKLFVTEHKANGGLAAFLHGGERSGLPKLDWAARLRIVKGVARALAYLYEELPMLTVPHGHLKSSNVLLDDKLEPVLSDYALVPVVTPQHASQVMVAYKSPECAAAQGGKASKKSDVWTLGILVLELLTGKFPANYLRKGRDQDTMMDLAGWVNSVVREEWTGEVFDKDMGGTRSAEGEMVKLLKVGLACCDADVAARWDIKEALARIEEVRERDPDDSSTASSYLSDGVSGAGDQPNYIST